A window of Pirellula sp. SH-Sr6A contains these coding sequences:
- a CDS encoding type VI secretion system tube protein Hcp has translation MKSSTFPRRHFWVERLEARQLLASDFLLEIDGIKGESSDNKLPYAIELDSFSWGSHNPSTSPGRAPITELTSDEFRFVSNFGKASPQLAQSIAQGKHFPKASLHVRNAGSDGQSYLKIELQDVLVSSIYTRSLNEEKPKEEVSIQFSKLEQTYSTISPDGGVRESVTRSFAVPKNPIKFEPAAALLENVASSNLDQTDAFLQIDGIKGEVSDTSVRDGISIESFSWGFHSLGRRNQTDAVGMQDMHFVTRVSKASPTILQSVATGKHIPQAVLVVRQPQGNEFLKIKLTDILVSSYRTAGDSSSETLEEFTLSFKSMDQVVSHPRASGQTSQTVATNLRSAVQSDASPSPTLMDRTTPERAGSDFLLEIDGIKGESTDAKHKGAIQIESFSWGLSQSGGRGSSGKVSLQDFHFVSTVSKASPSLMQSVAKGEHIKFATLSARKSGDSPREYLKIELEDILVSSYSVSSQNNSFPSDRYSLNFTKIKFDYQPVSSSKVDARPTSMTWTVPASAGTMDEAPIRLARNQETERAAFDAFLEIDGIKGESSNSKHKGEIDVLSFSWGLSQSGSGGAVGRSGKVAFQDFHFVSPTGPLSPLFVNAVADAPVRGKHISKAVLFVRKSGSESGYIKWELNGADVSHYEMRALNHTQPIEEVGLQFDNIRMEQSGSQDATGTPTQNDQLVSVRPRDTVIAGDRLLGVTEAPASAVDYLLEIEGIKGESSDSRHKGSISIDSFSWGMSNPQMTGGSGGKVVLQDFHFVRPTDSSSAEVFRALAQGKHFSKAVLTVRKSSERPYEYLKWEMKDLLVSSYRSSGQVDTLPQEEFSLNFGTLRGQVSSQSDSGTPKSTQGSFDVSQLPGRVVIVPNSDLLLQTTPSPAKSSYFLKLDTISSDSVTKDHKHWIPLDRFSWSASREVEDTKEREFGELQWSQFEFQSQAERSSPSLMSLMGERRPQGGAQLEIVLGEGRQQPYLQYKLTDVLVSSYSISSTGGGAPEIASGLRTTGVSWDWDSPPNGRLQLAMIARQDNDHSDSDEEDFYVQSEQPFAPKVADLNYAAFPIESPESAVGTPSTKSTDKESSADEEATIHEFFKSFR, from the coding sequence TTCAGATGGGCAGAGTTACTTGAAGATCGAGCTTCAGGACGTCTTAGTATCCTCGATCTATACTCGCAGTTTGAATGAGGAGAAACCCAAAGAGGAAGTTTCGATCCAGTTTTCGAAATTGGAGCAAACCTATTCGACGATCAGTCCAGACGGGGGGGTTCGCGAGTCCGTGACTCGATCATTTGCCGTTCCCAAGAACCCGATCAAATTCGAACCAGCTGCTGCATTGCTCGAAAATGTCGCTTCGAGCAATCTCGATCAAACCGATGCATTCCTTCAAATCGATGGAATCAAAGGCGAAGTTTCCGATACCAGCGTTCGAGATGGAATTTCCATCGAATCGTTCAGTTGGGGGTTCCACTCACTCGGGCGAAGGAATCAAACGGACGCTGTGGGTATGCAGGACATGCACTTCGTGACAAGAGTTAGCAAAGCGTCTCCGACGATTCTCCAATCGGTCGCTACCGGCAAACACATTCCTCAGGCCGTTTTGGTCGTACGTCAACCGCAGGGTAATGAGTTCCTCAAGATCAAGCTGACCGATATTCTCGTGTCTTCATATCGAACTGCCGGTGATTCATCATCCGAGACGCTCGAAGAGTTCACTTTGTCGTTCAAGTCCATGGATCAAGTCGTTTCGCATCCTCGTGCGTCGGGGCAAACAAGCCAGACCGTTGCGACGAATCTTCGATCGGCAGTTCAAAGTGACGCGAGTCCATCTCCCACATTGATGGACCGTACAACTCCGGAACGAGCAGGAAGCGACTTTCTCTTGGAGATTGATGGAATCAAGGGGGAGTCCACGGATGCAAAGCACAAGGGCGCCATCCAGATCGAATCCTTTAGTTGGGGCCTTAGCCAATCGGGAGGACGGGGATCGAGCGGCAAAGTGAGCCTCCAGGATTTCCACTTCGTCTCAACGGTTAGCAAGGCCTCTCCTTCCTTGATGCAGAGCGTTGCCAAGGGAGAACACATCAAGTTTGCGACACTCTCCGCGCGGAAATCGGGCGATTCCCCACGGGAATATCTGAAGATTGAGTTGGAAGACATCCTGGTTTCCAGCTACAGCGTTTCGTCTCAAAACAATTCCTTTCCAAGTGATCGCTACTCTCTGAACTTTACGAAGATCAAATTCGATTACCAACCCGTTTCCAGTTCAAAGGTAGACGCACGACCGACCAGCATGACATGGACGGTCCCTGCGTCCGCTGGAACGATGGACGAAGCACCCATCAGGCTTGCTCGAAACCAGGAGACCGAGCGAGCAGCCTTCGACGCGTTTCTCGAGATCGATGGAATCAAAGGGGAATCGAGCAATTCGAAGCACAAAGGTGAAATCGATGTGTTGTCATTTAGTTGGGGTTTGAGCCAGTCAGGTTCTGGTGGAGCCGTCGGCCGGTCTGGAAAAGTAGCCTTTCAAGACTTCCATTTCGTATCGCCGACTGGCCCCTTGTCCCCGCTTTTTGTGAATGCAGTAGCCGACGCGCCGGTTCGCGGGAAGCACATTTCCAAGGCCGTCTTGTTCGTTCGCAAGAGCGGTAGCGAATCGGGATACATCAAATGGGAATTGAATGGCGCCGACGTAAGCCACTACGAGATGAGAGCGTTAAACCACACGCAGCCGATCGAGGAAGTGGGCCTCCAATTCGATAACATTCGCATGGAGCAAAGCGGATCCCAAGATGCCACCGGAACCCCCACCCAGAACGATCAGCTGGTTTCGGTAAGACCTCGCGACACCGTTATTGCAGGCGATCGCTTGCTCGGGGTTACGGAAGCACCGGCCTCGGCCGTCGACTACTTGCTGGAGATTGAAGGGATCAAAGGAGAATCGTCCGACTCCCGACACAAAGGGAGCATTAGTATCGATTCCTTTAGTTGGGGTATGTCGAATCCTCAAATGACGGGCGGCAGCGGCGGCAAGGTGGTTTTACAGGACTTTCATTTCGTTCGCCCCACAGACTCGAGTAGCGCAGAGGTCTTCCGAGCACTTGCTCAAGGCAAACACTTCAGCAAAGCCGTGCTCACGGTAAGAAAATCATCCGAGCGGCCTTATGAGTATTTGAAATGGGAAATGAAAGACCTCCTTGTTTCCTCGTACCGTTCCAGTGGACAAGTCGATACGCTTCCTCAAGAAGAGTTCTCTCTCAATTTTGGAACTTTGCGGGGACAAGTCAGTTCGCAGTCGGACTCGGGAACTCCGAAATCCACGCAAGGATCGTTCGACGTGTCGCAGCTACCAGGCCGGGTTGTCATCGTACCCAACTCTGATTTACTCCTTCAAACGACTCCGTCACCTGCCAAGAGTTCCTATTTCTTGAAGCTCGACACGATCTCCTCGGATTCCGTCACCAAGGACCACAAACATTGGATCCCGTTAGATCGATTTAGTTGGAGCGCATCGCGTGAAGTCGAAGACACGAAGGAACGAGAATTTGGCGAGCTGCAATGGAGCCAATTTGAATTCCAGAGCCAAGCCGAACGAAGCTCTCCTTCCCTGATGAGTTTGATGGGTGAGCGACGCCCGCAAGGAGGGGCACAACTGGAGATCGTTCTAGGAGAGGGACGCCAACAGCCCTATCTGCAATACAAGCTTACCGACGTTCTCGTTTCTAGCTACTCCATTTCCTCTACAGGGGGCGGAGCACCTGAAATCGCTTCCGGGCTCCGTACTACTGGAGTGTCTTGGGATTGGGATTCTCCGCCCAATGGGCGTCTCCAATTAGCAATGATCGCTCGCCAGGATAACGACCACTCCGATTCCGACGAAGAAGATTTCTACGTGCAATCCGAACAACCGTTTGCCCCTAAGGTTGCCGATCTGAACTATGCTGCCTTTCCGATCGAATCGCCCGAGAGCGCAGTCGGAACGCCGTCGACTAAGAGTACGGACAAAGAATCCTCAGCGGACGAGGAGGCTACCATTCATGAATTTTTCAAGAGCTTTCGCTAA
- a CDS encoding methyltransferase regulatory domain-containing protein: MPFANSYDELPYSCHPVQDTHPDNLACRAKLYGLRPPAVDSARILELGCGNGTNLLSLASILPNATCVGIDYAERQIEEGRAIAETVGLNNVHLLAKSFADLPHDLGQFDYILCHGVYSWVSASLQRKILETIKKHLVANGVAYVSYNIFPGWHLRGLVREMLCYQATDTGSPQDQVHRARRFLDFLISHSPESNNLYARILERERDILNRTPDTYLFHEHLEELNQPVYFHEFMACAASHGLQYLTEAGDRPEESNFTDELKADLHRMSRDRIDYEQRIDFLLNGTFRKTLLCHAGQQILSEPSQVHIRQMRIRGFSKRLEPLESLDCEQAETFEGMRGESLTTSHPLLKSALVELSEGWPNSLAFDELHAKASARLKRTDDAVERLRDVEFLAHALLRCYRSDLVELHEFEPEKPRVQSPNPLASPLARWQAGRNEPVVNRMHQVIELNEFESFVLSQLDGMNELPQLVEIIVNRVLQGEVNLYQKGEPVKDPSLIRHVVELSLAKALEKFMNGSLLVR, translated from the coding sequence ATGCCATTCGCGAACAGTTACGACGAGCTCCCCTACTCATGTCACCCAGTGCAGGACACGCATCCCGACAATTTAGCCTGCAGGGCGAAGCTATATGGACTTCGACCGCCAGCCGTCGATTCTGCTCGAATACTTGAGTTAGGGTGTGGCAATGGGACGAACCTGCTTTCTCTTGCGTCCATCCTCCCGAACGCGACCTGCGTTGGCATCGACTATGCGGAACGACAAATCGAGGAGGGACGTGCGATTGCCGAAACCGTCGGATTGAACAATGTCCATCTACTCGCCAAATCGTTCGCTGACTTACCCCATGACTTGGGTCAATTTGATTACATCCTTTGCCACGGAGTTTATTCGTGGGTGTCGGCCTCGTTACAGCGCAAAATTCTGGAAACGATAAAAAAGCACTTGGTCGCGAACGGTGTCGCCTATGTGAGCTACAACATCTTTCCAGGATGGCACCTTCGCGGACTGGTTCGAGAGATGTTGTGCTACCAAGCTACCGACACGGGCAGTCCGCAGGACCAAGTCCATCGAGCTCGAAGGTTTTTAGATTTTCTCATTAGCCATTCCCCCGAGTCGAACAATCTCTATGCCAGGATTCTCGAACGCGAACGCGATATCCTCAATCGCACGCCGGATACCTATCTCTTTCACGAACATCTTGAAGAGTTGAATCAGCCGGTTTACTTTCATGAATTTATGGCCTGCGCGGCATCGCACGGACTGCAGTATTTGACCGAAGCTGGAGATCGTCCAGAAGAGTCCAATTTCACGGATGAATTGAAAGCAGACCTTCATCGCATGTCACGCGATAGAATCGATTACGAACAAAGAATCGACTTCCTATTGAATGGAACCTTTCGAAAAACCCTTCTGTGTCATGCTGGACAACAGATTCTCTCGGAACCATCGCAGGTACACATTAGGCAGATGCGGATTCGTGGCTTTTCCAAGCGTCTTGAACCGCTGGAATCGCTCGATTGCGAGCAGGCGGAAACATTCGAAGGGATGCGTGGGGAGAGCTTAACTACAAGCCACCCACTGCTCAAATCCGCTTTAGTGGAATTGTCTGAAGGTTGGCCAAACTCGTTAGCCTTTGACGAACTGCATGCGAAAGCGTCCGCGCGATTGAAGCGCACGGACGACGCTGTTGAGCGGCTGCGAGATGTCGAGTTTCTGGCGCATGCTCTCCTCCGCTGTTACCGAAGCGACCTTGTCGAACTTCACGAATTCGAGCCGGAAAAACCAAGAGTTCAAAGCCCAAATCCTCTCGCTTCACCGCTTGCTAGATGGCAGGCAGGACGCAACGAACCTGTCGTGAATCGCATGCATCAAGTGATCGAGCTAAACGAGTTTGAATCGTTTGTTCTCAGTCAACTTGATGGCATGAATGAGTTGCCTCAACTGGTGGAGATCATAGTGAATCGAGTTCTTCAGGGTGAGGTAAACCTCTATCAGAAAGGCGAACCTGTCAAAGATCCGAGTTTGATTCGCCACGTTGTCGAGCTTTCGTTAGCGAAAGCTCTTGAAAAATTCATGAATGGTAGCCTCCTCGTCCGCTGA
- a CDS encoding formylmethanofuran dehydrogenase subunit C: protein MSLLLEWKTPNPLWVDMQNLSFDELAKADPKQAALFRVSVEGRSTPLGDLVRISRLHSNVEGIALPTVMARGDFSRALRMGARLQNTCLIIDGNAGDGIGKQLNGGAIYVLGEAGNYVAEDMKRGTLCIFGNCGNRLAGPSAGRLKGMEGGDVLVYGSVGDRLCERMRRGTVFVAGNIGAYACHQMIAGTVVCQGEVGASCCLGMRRGTLFATRLQPRVQNENPDNGVSRSLQGLFTNPRPFELSFLALLWKHLQSMETQVQRDLARWGYEGHRRLAVPNTRWVHRMLGDLQVDGRGEILLPIPPSGLHSQQ, encoded by the coding sequence ATGTCACTCCTCTTGGAATGGAAGACGCCGAACCCGCTCTGGGTCGACATGCAAAACTTGTCCTTCGACGAATTGGCAAAGGCCGATCCGAAGCAAGCTGCCTTGTTCCGCGTGTCGGTCGAAGGTCGTTCGACACCGCTTGGGGATCTCGTGCGAATTTCTAGACTTCATTCGAATGTAGAAGGCATAGCGTTACCGACCGTGATGGCCCGAGGGGACTTTTCTCGCGCACTGCGCATGGGTGCCCGATTGCAGAATACCTGTTTGATCATCGACGGAAACGCAGGTGATGGGATCGGAAAACAGCTGAATGGTGGGGCGATCTATGTGTTGGGTGAAGCGGGCAATTACGTCGCCGAAGACATGAAACGCGGCACGCTTTGTATATTTGGCAATTGCGGCAATCGGCTCGCTGGTCCCTCCGCAGGCCGGCTTAAAGGTATGGAAGGGGGCGATGTTTTGGTCTACGGTTCGGTCGGTGATCGCTTGTGCGAGCGGATGCGTAGAGGCACAGTGTTCGTTGCAGGGAACATTGGTGCATACGCTTGCCATCAAATGATCGCAGGAACGGTCGTCTGCCAAGGAGAAGTGGGTGCATCCTGTTGTCTAGGAATGAGACGAGGCACTTTGTTCGCGACCCGTTTGCAGCCAAGGGTGCAAAACGAGAATCCCGATAATGGGGTGTCCCGATCTCTCCAAGGATTGTTCACCAATCCAAGACCTTTTGAGTTGAGTTTTCTGGCATTGCTTTGGAAGCATCTTCAATCGATGGAAACCCAAGTACAACGCGATCTCGCACGATGGGGATACGAAGGGCACCGTCGCCTCGCAGTCCCCAATACTCGTTGGGTTCATCGCATGCTAGGGGATCTTCAAGTGGATGGGAGAGGTGAAATCTTATTACCTATTCCGCCTTCCGGGTTACACAGTCAGCAGTAG
- a CDS encoding CPBP family intramembrane glutamic endopeptidase, with the protein MVKDSHIFWASLFELTLGLFAVALGYWLGSPPHEHMPKLSEGARLLHGFGWGILLGGAMTGAILFLEKLDFQWLRKASEMGERHLRDLLAGAGIVHIIALSLAAGVGEELLFRGWLQGWIEDLFQDWGVTGSYIAIATAAVFFGLAHPLSKGYIVLATLLGFVLGLSFYWSRNLFIPIIAHAAYDTFLMLHFKIQEAHPK; encoded by the coding sequence ATGGTCAAAGACAGTCACATTTTTTGGGCTTCTCTCTTCGAGCTAACACTCGGGCTATTCGCCGTAGCGCTTGGATATTGGCTTGGCTCGCCTCCCCACGAGCATATGCCCAAACTGAGCGAAGGGGCTCGATTGCTGCACGGCTTTGGATGGGGCATCCTGCTGGGAGGCGCGATGACAGGTGCTATCCTTTTCTTGGAAAAGTTGGATTTCCAATGGCTGAGAAAGGCCTCCGAAATGGGAGAAAGGCATCTGAGAGACCTCCTCGCCGGTGCGGGGATTGTTCATATCATTGCCTTGTCGCTAGCCGCCGGAGTAGGGGAAGAATTGTTGTTTCGAGGTTGGTTGCAAGGGTGGATAGAGGATTTGTTTCAGGACTGGGGAGTCACCGGATCTTACATTGCTATTGCCACCGCTGCCGTTTTCTTCGGCTTAGCGCATCCTTTATCCAAGGGCTATATCGTTTTGGCTACGCTGCTGGGGTTTGTCTTAGGACTGAGCTTCTATTGGAGCCGAAATCTTTTTATTCCCATCATCGCTCATGCCGCCTATGACACATTCCTGATGCTCCATTTCAAAATTCAGGAAGCACACCCCAAGTAA